The DNA window CCGGACTTGAAGACCTCCAACACGGTTTCAAACTTGATGGAGGCGGTGAGGGGCGTGGAGGATGAGATCGCAAGGCAGAGATACACCTACAATAATATAAGCCAGGAACATAACATAATGTGCGATACGATACCCTCAAAGTTCGTGGCGGGGATCCTCGGCTTGACGAAGCTGCCCTACCTCCAATTCGAGGAGGAGATCGAGAGGCGTCCGAGGATAGAGTTCTGAAAGACTGCTGGCGAAGAGAAGAGGGAGGAAATCTCTGGGAAGTTGGCTTAAAAGTGGGCTGGGATACGCCTCTACCTTGAGGCCAGCCCCACCTTTATAGTCTCCTACGGCTCAGCGGGCTCCAGCCCCCCCTCCCCCGAATCCTCCTCCGCCACCGAATCCCCCGCCTGTGCTTCCAAATCCCCCGCCCGACGCCGACGACTTGGTTACTATCGGCGTGGAGATCACCGGATGCATTATAACCGGGAGCATCGTCAAGTCTTCAAGGTTTGGAATCTCCACCTTCAGCCTCCTCATAGCCTCCGCCACCTTGTCGCCGACCCCCAGGGCGGTTCCATATATCAGCCATTCACCCCACATGGAGAGGTCCTGGGGCGCATACCTCTCTATCCGGGCTAGGTCTGAGAGCATGTTCCTGAAGGCATCCCACTCCATCTTCTCCTTGTAGTAGTCGCCCTTCCACCTCCCGAAGAGCGTGGATGGAAACGCTAAGCCTACGCCCACCTGGAGGAGGCCCATGAACGAGAGGAGCATCGCAGGCCAGGTCTCCCTCCAGATATGAGATGATGAGATGGTTACGAGTAGGCCTAGTGCCAGTAGGGATCCCGGGATGAGGAGGAGCCTCGCGACCCTGCCGCGACCCGAGAAGGCGAAGATAGACGAGACCCTTTTATTCCTATAGGAGGTTAGGGCGTCTAAGCCCCTCTTTATATCCCTAAGCCTCCTAGGGGGATAATCCATCTCCTTAGCCTCTTCAAGCAGGGCTTTAACCTCGTCCGTGTCGAAGAAGCCCCCCGAGGAATGCTCGGCGAAGAACCTGAGCACCCTTTCCTCATAGTCGTCGTCTCCCCTTGTATCCAAGACTTGGATTAGAAGCCCGCTCCCCCCTCCCCTACCGGGCTCCTTAACCTTTATCTTAACCTTCCCCATCCTCTGAAGATCCAGAAGGGTCGCGTATAGGCCGTCCTCGTCGAAGTCCCCTATATCCCCTTTGAAGACCAGGTTTACGAGCCAAGGCTTCCTCCCCGATGGGACATAACTCAGATATTTAGGCACGGTGGAGGATCGCTCCCTCCCATAACTCACGTATAGGGTTAGCAGCAGGGCTGGGATGGCGGCGAGGACCATGTAGGAGGCGTATCTGAGAACCTTAGCCGCATGGT is part of the Candidatus Bathyarchaeota archaeon genome and encodes:
- a CDS encoding DUF2207 domain-containing protein, with amino-acid sequence MSEERQIILLLILVSAVGVGGVAAVTLAYRMPSLNGGVSIAGYEAVLYLNGTLHESYVYDVEAPGRYRMFYRTWDAPLVRREEDFTSILCVGIEPPVEGAYIYVKDYTGDLWVNPYDEGVRWEIMELAYPNEAGVFYPKYYAPGSYRVGYTFILYPPIEYDDEAVHLNLKLASEHLAYRDVKITIMDAGKVEAVYLHPPTLKVRRGEDRIIVEGESPEDQLLEVELLLKRDVLPEVRGFPSRVEHVAMKTRIANLLYSVPYHAAKVLRYASYMVLAAIPALLLTLYVSYGRERSSTVPKYLSYVPSGRKPWLVNLVFKGDIGDFDEDGLYATLLDLQRMGKVKIKVKEPGRGGGSGLLIQVLDTRGDDDYEERVLRFFAEHSSGGFFDTDEVKALLEEAKEMDYPPRRLRDIKRGLDALTSYRNKRVSSIFAFSGRGRVARLLLIPGSLLALGLLVTISSSHIWRETWPAMLLSFMGLLQVGVGLAFPSTLFGRWKGDYYKEKMEWDAFRNMLSDLARIERYAPQDLSMWGEWLIYGTALGVGDKVAEAMRRLKVEIPNLEDLTMLPVIMHPVISTPIVTKSSASGGGFGSTGGGFGGGGGFGGGGAGAR